A window from Onychostoma macrolepis isolate SWU-2019 chromosome 07, ASM1243209v1, whole genome shotgun sequence encodes these proteins:
- the LOC131543757 gene encoding E3 ubiquitin-protein ligase TRIM39-like gives MMEGFSVLEECLTVVEQTRCSLSTAGQPSLSQTLNWSHVQCPSELESYKKVGLMYRPLSLQIVRRELWRNWKTKISNLVSDFWTSLFNLQTITNTIFYRRLLERNVNQIVEEDMTIKELRQHAVEISIDRERLHPDLKVCKDCKTMRDGPEYNHTGEGFPYELCAFGAQRFTSGRHYWEVDLTRDNTPPKHYWLIGVVKEGSSASKHRSAVTASAGFWFLCSDGPHGFYSNTDQSIILSLTPRPERLGVLLDYDDGQLSFYNVTERKHLLTISSRFSGSVVPLFNPGVGDESPLTILDCPEPVESAAESIQPFLSNNSSDA, from the exons ATGATGGAAGGGTTCTCCGTCCTGGAGGAATGTCTCACAGTCGTGGAGCAGACGAGATGTTCTCTGTCCACAGCTGGACAGCCATCTCTCTCTCAGACACTCAACTGGTCTCATGTTCAATGTCCATCAGAACTGGAGAGTTACAAGAAAGTAGGATTGATGTACAGGCCATTGTCTCTTCAG aTTGTGAGGAGGGAACTATGGAGAAACTGGAAAACAAAG ATTTCCAATTTGGTATCAGATTTTTGGACCTCACTGTTTAATTTACAAACTATTACAAACACCATTTTTTATAGACGTCTACTAGAACGCAATGTGAATCAAATCG ttgAGGAAGATATGACTATAAAAGAATTGAGGCAACATGCAG TTGAGATCAGTATTGACCGTGAGCGTTTACATCCAGATCTGAAGGTTTGTAAGGACTGTAAAACCATGAGGGACGGTCCAGAATATAATCACACTGGAGAGGGATTTCCATATGAATTATGTGCATTTGGAGCCCAAAGATTCACTTCTGGTCGTCACTATTGGGAGGTGGATCTGACACGAGACAATACACCTCCCAAACACTACTGGTTAATTGGTGTGGTGAAAGAAGGAAGTTCTGCTTCAAAACACAGATCTGCTGTAACTGCATCAGCTGGTTTCTGGTTCTTGTGTTCAGACGGTCCTCATGGCTTTTACAGCAACACTGACCAATCAATTATACTCTCACTGACCCCGAGACCTGAGCGACTGGGAGTTCTGTTAGATTATGATGACGGTCAGCTGTCATTTTACAACGTCACAGAGAGAAAACATCTCCTGACCATCAGCAGCAGATTCTCTGGATCAGTCGTTCCTCTGTTCAATCCTGGTGTGGGTGATGAGAGTCCACTTACAATCCTGGATTGTCCAGAACCTGTAGAATCAGCTGCAGAGTCCATTCAGCCTTTCCTGAGTAACAACAGCTCAGACGCCTGA